ATGCAGGCGCCCAGCATGGTCAGCGACGACGGCGTCACCGAAGCTGCGCGCACCAGACGGGTGGCCACGGGGGCCGGGTGACGGCTCACGAGGCCGCCAGCTGGTGGACGCGCGCGCCGAGGCGGGCGACGAACTGCGCATCGTGCGTCGACACGACGACCGCGGCACCGCGTTGGACCAGCTCGCTCACCGTGTCCGCGAGTGCGCCGACGCCGCTGTCGTCCACGGCGATCGTGGGCTCGTCGAGGACGAGCAGCTGCGGCTGTGCGACGAGGACCCTGGCCAGTCCGAGCCGCTGCTTCATCCCGCGCGAGTAGGCGCGGACGGGCACCCGGCTGGTGCTCGAGAGCCCGACCCGCTCGAGCGCAGCCGGGACCTGGTCGGGATCGGTCGCGAACGGCCGCAGGTTCGCCGGGCCCGACGACGACTCCCAGAACACTGGACGGTCGGGGAGGTACGCGGTCCGTTGCGGAGGGTTGGCCGGGGCGGGCACCTGGCCGAAGATCTCCGCCCTGCCACCCGACGTGGAGATGAGCCCCAGCATGGCGAGCAGCAGCGTCGTCTTGCCGCACCCGTTCGGCCCGACGAGGGCGACGGCCTCGCCTCGGCGCGCGACGAGGCTCAGCGGTCCGATCTCTCGCATCCCGCGCAAGACGCGAAGGTCGTGCGTCTGGAGGGCGACCTCGTCGTTCATCGGTGGTCCTTCCACATCAGAGGGGTGCCTGTGGCTCCGATCCACCACGGCTGCCCGTCGCCCAGGCACCCGCCGAGCTGAACCGGGCCCTCGACCGAGGAGACGGCCGTGCCGTTCACGGTGGCTTTGCGATCCCGCCACGACACCCAGTCGCCATTGGGGCAGAGGGCTCCTTGGTCGACGTCGGCGATCGCTTGCTCCGGGGCGCGGGTGCCTCCCTGGACACGGATCAGGGAGCCTGCGACCCCGTCGGGGTCGGCGGGGTCTGCCGCAAGGACGCTCAAGGTGTCACCGTCGATCGCGCAAGCCCGAACCGCCACGTCGGTCGAGATTCCCGTCTCCCACTGCTCGTCTGCCTCGTCTGACCGCTGCATGAGTGCCACGTACCCGCCTGCGGTGGGGATGACGGCGGCGGACGAGCGGGCATCGGGCGACAGACAGGCCAGCGCGGCGGAGCCAGCTCCACTGGCGACGGCCCCGTCGGCGCTCCGGAGGCTCCCCTTTGCTCCCGTCATCGTCAGGGCTTCCCACTGTCCCGGCTGCAGGGCGCCACCGGTCGTCGCAGCGATGAGGGACGTCGCATCGGTGGACGACGCGAACGCGCCCGAGGCGACCTGATAGGGCGTGAGGTCGAGCTCCCGGGCAGCGGCTCGCGACATGCCGGCCCGAGCGATGTCGTCGATGTTCCTCAAGCGGACCGAGCCGTCGTCCGTGGTCGTGGCGAGCCACGTCAGACCCTGGGCCGTGCTGATCGCCGCTTGCCCGGGCGACCCGTGAACCGTCTGGAGCCAGCGTTCGCCCGTGGGTGGATCGAGCGGTGTGTCGCCGCCGATCCCGTGCAGCGTCAACTCCCCGTTGCGTTCAACCACGATCTGCGTGCAGTCATCAGCGCACCCCAGCACCGCTGCCCTCGCCGGGACGAGCCAGGTCCAGTCGCTGTCCCGGCCCCACGCGGCGCTCGCCGCCGTCAGCCTCGTCCCGTTCAGGGTCAGGGTGAGGGCGTGGCCTGGTGCCGCGAACGCGGCAGCGACCACTCCTGAGGCCTCCTCAGGGCTCTCGCCGGGCTGGTGGACGCTGGTGATCCCGCTCAGGCCGGTACGGGTCACCGCGAGCAGCCCCGCGATCGCCAACGGCACCAGCAGGGCCGAGAGGCGGACGCGGGGCTGCACGGTCGTGCGAGGTGCCACAGGTCACCAGGTGGCGGTCGAGATGTGCAGCTTGGGGTCCGACTGGCTGGGGACGTCCGGAACCGCTTCCCACGAGATCTTCGTCTGGCCGATGTACGACGTCGACTTGCCGGGGCTGCGAGAGATCCACTGACCGACGGCGCCGTTGTCCGGGCTGCGCCAGTTGTCGGCGCCCGTGCGCCACCCGGTGGTGAACTTGTAGTAGTTCTCGTTGTTGGCCACGCCGTACTTCATGCCCGGAGTCACGGAGTAGTAGATCTTGTACGACGACACGGTGCGGTATGCGGTCGAGTTCGTGTAGTACACGCGCGCCTTCGCGCACCGATGGCCGAGCAATGTGACGCCGGCGGAGTCGCAGCCGACGTCCGAGACGTAGTACTCGGCGAAGCAGTCCTGCCCTGAGTCGACGTAAGACGCCGGAGCACCCGAGGCGCTCGCCGTCACGAGCAATCCCATGACAGCCGCAGCGGCGCCAATCCTCACCATTCGATTCATCGTGATCTCCGTGGTCGGTGCCAGTTGGCTTACACACCGGCGAACGGTCACACGACTAGCGCTACGCCCCCCCAGCACGCAGAACGCTACCGGAGGCGACGTGCGTCCGAGGGCGGTTTCGCGCACCTCACTCGAGTGCATCTCGAACCAATTTTCCACGGCTCAGTCGGCGATAAACTTCGTCGGGCTTCATCGGTACTTCAATCGATCAAGGGCATGACTCGTCGCCTGGTTATGGGAAGTTTGCGCACCGGACGCAGGGACGCGAGGGGCGAGGGTGATGGCGTGGTGGCGCGCCGGCCGTGGCGCTAGAGGGCAGGAGCCGTGCCGCCGGAGGGTGCGGGACCGGACCAGCCCGAGCCGGAGGACGACGAGCCTACGGCGGACGGCTGACCTGGCGTGTGCGGGAGTCGTGGGCCGACGCCGAGTTCCCTGCATCGAGATCACCAGACTCCAGCGCCCACTCCTCTCCTTCCCACGTGAGCGCCTCGCATGACGCGAGGAGCAGGCCGGCCACGATGTTCCGGGAGATCCACCCCACAGGGTCTGCGATGCCAGCGGCGCTGAGGAGTCCCGAGACCGCCTCCGCCGTCATCGCCTCCAAGTCGTCAGGGGCTGGCAGCACGCCTTGAGCGCGAGCCGCGGAGAACACCGGGAAAGCGCCGCCGTCCTCTCGGAAGACCGTCCACACGACGTCTCCCGACGGCATGTCGGCGAACTCCCATCCCAGCCCGTCGCGCAGGCGGACGTCGCTCGCGACCGTGGCGTGAAACCTGGAACGCCAGTCGGCCATGCCCACGCCCCGCCTCTCGTCACCGTCGCTGGCACGGCTCGGCAGGGCCGCGAGCGGGCTTCCATCGCACCCGCAGTGCGAGGTAAGCCCCGGACCCGGCCCGGCTCGAACGGGCTGCCACCCTCTCCAGCTGCGGGCAGGGCGCGCCCTTACCGGGTAGTCGCGCCTTGGGCGGGCTCGCGCCAACTGTACGAAGCGACACCCCGTCGGGCGACGGGTTTCAGGACTCGATGCCCGGCGCCGCCAGGATCAGCCGACTCTGAGGATTGCCCGGGGGACGGGCGGAACGCGACCGTCACCATCGTCGCGGAATGCGTTCCGACGAGTGCGAGCAGTTCTGCAGTTGAGCCGCCGGAGTGACTGCGGACCCGCTTGACGGCCCATCCCTCGTCAACGATGGTCGTCGTCTCTCGATGTCGCACTGCGGCGCCAGACCACGGTGGCCGTCGCGCTGATCAGTGGCCCGTGGGTCCACCTCACGCCTCGCTCGCGTGTGGGAGGCTGCCGCCGCAGACGTAACTGGGACGCGAGGGGGCGAGGGCGATGGCATGGTGGCGCGCTGGGCGTGGCGGTGGAGGGCAGGAGCCCGTGCCGCCGGAGGGGCCGGCACCGGACCAGCCCGAGCCGGAGGACGACGAGCCGACGGCGGACGGCTGGGACGCCATCGACGCGGCGTTCCGCGCGGTGTACGGCGAGCAGTCGCCGCGACACGTCGGCTACTCCCCGGGCCGGGCGTTCGGCTCGGTGCTCCAGGGGTGCAGCGCCTATCGCGCCGACGACCACTGGCACTACGTGACGTACGGCCTGAGCAACCTCTTCGACGACGACGAGGGCGCGAACGACGGTTTCAGCGGGTGGGGCTACGAGCTGACCTGGCGCGTGCGGGA
The Cellulomonas gilvus ATCC 13127 DNA segment above includes these coding regions:
- a CDS encoding ATP-binding cassette domain-containing protein, which codes for MNDEVALQTHDLRVLRGMREIGPLSLVARRGEAVALVGPNGCGKTTLLLAMLGLISTSGGRAEIFGQVPAPANPPQRTAYLPDRPVFWESSSGPANLRPFATDPDQVPAALERVGLSSTSRVPVRAYSRGMKQRLGLARVLVAQPQLLVLDEPTIAVDDSGVGALADTVSELVQRGAAVVVSTHDAQFVARLGARVHQLAAS